From Maylandia zebra isolate NMK-2024a linkage group LG11, Mzebra_GT3a, whole genome shotgun sequence, one genomic window encodes:
- the map7d1a gene encoding MAP7 domain-containing protein 1a isoform X1, which yields MNKRTESEAIAPGMEGNILPAATSPCPVLNTNPVRPDPEGESSPLKTDNTERMDSPAKKDTDRRRTTPSKSDIISRSPASPASPALKSKRDAMKSEDRQKLAKERREEKAKYLEELSKLQAAKKTQWLEKEEKARQLREQQLEERRRKLEEQRIKAEKRRTALEERQKQKLEKNKERYQAAINRSTKKTWAEIRQQRWSWAGALSQNSSQKEGRCSVSTVNLPKHVDSVINKRLSKSSATLWNSPNRTRSLALSPWESSIVDRLMTPTLSFLARSRSAASVLTNGKDGHSPLCPRSASASPLTLCGHQPHHRCSDRWRVTSSSPDITQRQRRRSSTPMDKNKKEKKDKERENEMEKSAITKEKVLKKRQSLPSMRHRPDPSPSPLSRQRPASPATPKGRTASPSPAASPKPPSARGSPSTPKARPKRARTPARIDHRTSSPAPLERVRQPHRPATPEEKKSSPVAPAIVVSSATANASGTPVTASAISSLPEPANSSPSMRAVSPAPSPSAKPMAGTNDPEEAARILAEKRRQAREQREREEQERREQEEKERILREERLAREAEERQRREEEARAMAEEQRKRDEAKRLQEEKEAQERAKAEQEENLRLQKQKEEAEARAREEAEKQRLEREKHFQKEEQERLERKKRLEEIMKRTRKTDGSDKKETKSSPVEHVNDKQAESSKASADYQPTPEVGIPNNKTENGQADVKESLSIQAVNGVQATKLENGLSTKEDTVHLEDIIHLTNHGNSTNGALDKSETSMPTEPILSFESEESFMKKAGPMKPQHAAEVL from the exons CTCCCTGCCCAGTTCTAAACACAAACCCTGTGAGACCTGATCCAGAGGGGGAAAGCAGTCCTTTGAAGACGGACAACACCGAGAGGATGGATTCTCCAGCTAAGAAAGATACAGACCGAAGACGGACGACCCCTTCAAAATCTGACATTATCTCTCGATCACCTGCGTCACCAGCATCACCAGCCCTCAAGTCAAAACGAG ATGCCATGAAGTCAGAAGACAGGCAGAAGCTTGCAAAAGAGCGGCGAGAGGAGAAAGCGAAATATCTAG AAGAGCTCAGCAAGTTGCAAG CGGCCAAAAAGACCCAGTGGCTGGAGAAGGAGGAAAAGGCGCGGCAGCTCAGGGAGCAACAGCTGGAGGAACGACGCAGGAAGCTCGAGGAGCAGCGGATCAAGGCGGAAAAGCGGCGAACGGCCTTGGAGgagagacaaaaacagaaactagagaaaaacaaa GAACGGTATCAGGCGGCCATCAACAGGTCAACAAAGAAGACGTGGGCAGAAATCCGACAGCAGAGATGGTCGTGGGCTGGTGCACTAAGCCAGAACTCAAGCCAGAAAGAGG GCAGATGCTCTGTTTCAACGGTCAACCTGCCCAAACACGTGGACTCTGTTATAAACAAGCGACTCTCCAAGTCCTCCGCCACGCTCTGGAACTCGCCCAACAGAA CGCGCAGCCTTGCGTTGAGTCCGTGGGAGAGCAGCATAGTCGACCGGCTGATGACACCAACTCTTTCTTTCCTCGCCCGGAGCCGCAGTGCTGCTAGTGTCCTCACAAATGGAAAAGACGGTC ACTCTCCTCTCTGCCCTCGTTCAGCCTCAGCAAGTCCGTTGACCCTGTGTGGCCATCAGCCGCACCACCGCTGCTCTGACCGCTGGAGGGTGACGTCCAGCTCACCAGATATCACCCAGCGTCAACGCAGGCGGAGCTCCACACCT ATGGATAAAaacaagaaggaaaagaaagacaaagaaagggagaatgaaatggaaaaaagtgCCATCACTAAAGAAAAAGTGCTGAAGAAGAGACAGTCTCTACCTAGTATGAGACATAGACCTGATCCAAG TCCTAGTCCTTTATCAAGACAACGGCCAGCGTCCCCTGCCACACCCAAGGGCAGAACTGCCTCTCCCAGCCCTGCTGCCTCCCCCAAGCCTCCGTCAGCACGCGGAAGCCCGTCAACCCCGAAGGCCCGGCCCAAAAGAGCCAGGACCCCTGCCAGGATAGACCACCGGACCTCTTCACCTGCCCCTCTTGAGAGAGTGAGACAGCCCCATAGGCCAGCCACcccagaagaaaaaaaga GTTCCCCTGTGGCTCCTGCCATTGTTGTATCCTCAGCTACTGCCAATGCATCAGGCACACCAGTCACAGCCAGCGCCATTTCCTCCTTGCCCGAGCCAGCCAATTCCTCTCCCTCTATGCGTGCAGTGTCACCTGCACCCTCTCCATCCGCTAAGCCCATGGCAGGCACGAATGACCCAGAAGAGGCGGCTCGTATTCTGGCAGAGAAACGCCGACAGGCCCGAGAGCAGAGGGAGAGGGAAGAGCAGGAACGCCGCGaacaggaagagaaagagag GATCCTGAGAGAGGAACGCTTAGCGAGGGAAGCAGAGGAGAGACAACGCAGGGAGGAGGAGGCACGGGCCATGgctgaggagcagaggaagaggGATGAAGCAAAGAGGCTGCAAGAGGAGAAGGAGGCTCAGGAAAGGGCCAAAGCTGAGCAGGAGGAGAATTTACGGCTGCAGAAACAG aaagAGGAGGCTGAGGCTAGAGCTCGGGAGGAGGCGGAGAAGCAGCGCCTGGAGAGGGAGAAACACTTCCAgaaggaggagcaggagaggCTGGAGAGGAAAAAG CGACTGGAGGAGATCATGAAGAGGACACGGAAGACAGATGGAAGTGACaag AAAGAGACAAAGTCCTCCCCAGTCGAACATGTCAATGACAAACAGGCAGAGAGTAGCAAAG CATCTGCTGACTACCAGCCAACGCCTGAGGTCGGCATTcccaacaacaaaacagaaaacggACAGGCCGATGTCAAGGAAAG CCTCTCAATCCAAGCAGTTAATGGGGTCCAGGCTACGAAGCTTGAAAACGGTCTTTCGACAAAAGAAGACACTGTCCACTTGGAAGACATCATCCATCTCACAAATCACGGCAACTCCACTAACGGAGCCTTGGACAAGTCTGAGACCAGCATGCCCACAGAGCCCATCCTTTCTTTTGAAAGCGAGGAGTCATTCATGAAAAAGGCAGGCCCAATGAAGCCTCAGCATGCTGCGG AGGTCCTGTGA